In a single window of the Papaver somniferum cultivar HN1 chromosome 8, ASM357369v1, whole genome shotgun sequence genome:
- the LOC113304549 gene encoding uncharacterized protein LOC113304549, whose amino-acid sequence MLMGLVTLQGLFDIIVAGISLIIGLGIFALISSVLCSIAFYHYSKDVS is encoded by the coding sequence ATGTTGATGGGTCTAGTAACATTACAGGGATTATTTGATATAATTGTTGCGGGTATTTCCTTAATAATCGGGTTGGGTATTTTCGCATTGATTTCTTCGGTCCTTTGTTCTATAGCTTTCTATCACTATTCCAAGGATGTCTCCTAA